Proteins from one Halovivax limisalsi genomic window:
- the nrfD gene encoding NrfD/PsrC family molybdoenzyme membrane anchor subunit, which produces MSTKTPSSEDILRPVNTLTKKWIALVSIAGLAFVLFLIGWAYQLQEGLVVTGLGDWGSGGGVTWGVYIGAFIWWVGIAHGGIILSAAVRLLGMERYMPVARMAELLTLAGLSAAGFYIIVHMGRPDRMVTSVLGHYHITVHNSPLVWDVTVITAYFVLTATYLGLTIRYDVVRLRDDLPDILEPVYKFLTLGYTEEEDEVIERMVWWIAAAIIIMAPLLLHGGVIPWLFSLLGTYPVWDGGIQGPQFLSIALTSAISGVIVAAAAFTKAYEWEHIITRDVFRGLLLWLGFFCLMFLWFQLQQVINGIFIPGVAAGEATHGKLHHPLYLLSLGLVAASMIYIFAQGLRPVLFTKTRAIIVAVAVLTATLVEKILFVVEGFLYVQFSIYEAVPGEYFPSLIEIASVLGTIGMVCLIFLLVSKVVPIVELHAIEHLNGEHGHDDGPTEVEA; this is translated from the coding sequence ATGAGTACGAAGACGCCATCCTCGGAGGACATCCTGCGTCCGGTCAACACGCTCACCAAAAAGTGGATCGCGCTGGTCTCCATCGCCGGCCTCGCGTTCGTCCTCTTCCTGATCGGCTGGGCCTACCAGCTCCAGGAAGGCCTCGTCGTCACCGGTCTCGGTGACTGGGGGAGCGGCGGCGGCGTGACCTGGGGTGTCTACATCGGCGCGTTCATCTGGTGGGTCGGGATCGCCCACGGCGGGATCATCCTCTCTGCGGCCGTCAGGCTGCTCGGGATGGAACGCTACATGCCGGTCGCGCGCATGGCGGAACTGCTCACGCTGGCCGGCCTCTCGGCGGCCGGCTTCTACATCATCGTCCACATGGGCCGTCCGGACCGCATGGTGACGAGCGTGCTCGGCCACTATCACATCACGGTCCACAACTCGCCGCTGGTATGGGACGTGACCGTCATCACGGCTTACTTCGTGCTGACGGCGACCTACCTCGGGCTGACGATCCGGTACGACGTCGTCCGACTGCGCGACGACCTGCCCGACATCCTCGAACCCGTCTACAAGTTCCTCACCCTCGGGTACACCGAGGAGGAGGACGAAGTGATCGAGCGGATGGTGTGGTGGATCGCGGCGGCGATCATCATCATGGCGCCGCTACTCCTCCACGGCGGGGTCATCCCGTGGCTGTTCTCGCTGCTGGGTACCTACCCCGTCTGGGACGGCGGTATCCAGGGCCCGCAGTTCCTCTCGATCGCGCTCACCTCGGCGATCAGCGGCGTCATCGTCGCCGCGGCGGCGTTCACGAAGGCCTACGAGTGGGAACACATCATCACGCGCGATGTCTTCCGCGGTCTCCTGCTCTGGCTGGGCTTCTTCTGTCTGATGTTCCTCTGGTTCCAGCTCCAGCAGGTCATCAACGGGATCTTCATCCCCGGAGTCGCGGCCGGCGAGGCAACCCACGGCAAGCTTCACCACCCGCTGTACCTGCTCTCGCTGGGGCTGGTGGCGGCGAGTATGATCTACATCTTCGCCCAGGGGCTCAGGCCGGTGCTCTTTACCAAGACGCGAGCGATCATCGTCGCGGTCGCCGTGCTGACGGCCACGCTGGTCGAGAAGATCCTCTTCGTCGTCGAAGGGTTCCTCTACGTCCAGTTCAGCATCTACGAGGCCGTTCCTGGCGAGTACTTCCCGAGCCTGATCGAGATCGCGTCGGTGCTCGGGACGATCGGGATGGTCTGTCTGATCTTTCTCCTGGTCTCGAAGGTCGTGCCGATCGTCGAA
- a CDS encoding 4Fe-4S ferredoxin N-terminal domain-containing protein translates to MSTNTDDESFHPLGEEWESELTEMLDDTEYDTDLGLAMAEDAQRLVAGEMTEAEFHEKYHDEVMAEFGEDQRPTAEAYEELEADDGGGLFDALASIDADDDQSRREVLKKMGVGGAAVGVGGLVTADDDVSERASASASSEDDTDGVQWGMTIDLEVCDGCLSCVQACSQENNLDQGVNWMYVLAYEDENVSVPEDAQGTDYPMLVRPCQHCSDAPCEKVCPTTARHTRNKDGIVLTDYDVCIGCRYCQVACPYGVNYFQWDEPDVSQDQIVSRANENEAMKESIGNEEIEFGEPGDHIHDDRGRPVDSRSPRGVMSKCTFCPTRQDGRGGDDKIGTTACMDACPPGAIQFGDVNDPGSDPSVYADHPAFGRAVEMLVETPITIDTSYENRGSQRLLSPTREDVLTALEGESGLSLDEVVEAVEDLTIDLVAQFRAVDVAAEEIDLTDHPDHSRAIVSGVERIREYVTAFEDAGVDFESEEVRQQLRLGEESFDDAMGRLRAEFGEGASSFNLLGDIGTNPNVTYIGNEPGPNAHQVEGPTQYADIDYERADGSEVSLVDNRMDVVDEETVRGI, encoded by the coding sequence ATGAGCACGAACACAGACGACGAATCGTTCCATCCGCTCGGCGAGGAGTGGGAGTCGGAGCTCACCGAGATGCTCGACGACACCGAGTACGACACCGACCTCGGCCTCGCTATGGCGGAAGACGCCCAGCGCCTGGTCGCCGGGGAGATGACCGAAGCCGAATTCCACGAGAAGTATCACGACGAGGTGATGGCGGAGTTCGGCGAAGATCAGCGACCGACCGCCGAGGCCTACGAGGAGCTGGAGGCCGACGACGGCGGCGGCCTCTTCGACGCGCTCGCCTCGATCGACGCCGACGACGATCAGAGTCGGCGCGAGGTCCTGAAGAAGATGGGGGTCGGCGGTGCCGCCGTCGGCGTCGGTGGTCTCGTGACTGCCGACGACGACGTCAGTGAGCGTGCGAGCGCGAGCGCCAGTTCCGAGGACGACACCGACGGCGTCCAGTGGGGCATGACGATCGACCTCGAGGTCTGTGACGGCTGTCTCTCCTGCGTGCAAGCCTGTTCACAGGAGAACAACCTCGATCAGGGGGTCAACTGGATGTACGTCCTGGCCTACGAGGACGAGAACGTCTCGGTCCCCGAAGACGCACAGGGGACGGATTACCCGATGCTCGTTCGCCCCTGCCAGCACTGTTCTGACGCCCCCTGCGAGAAGGTCTGTCCGACCACGGCGCGCCACACGCGGAACAAGGACGGCATCGTCCTGACGGACTACGACGTCTGCATCGGCTGTCGTTACTGCCAGGTCGCCTGTCCGTACGGCGTCAACTACTTCCAGTGGGACGAGCCCGACGTCTCCCAGGACCAGATCGTCTCCCGGGCGAACGAGAACGAAGCGATGAAAGAGTCGATCGGCAACGAGGAAATCGAATTCGGCGAACCCGGCGATCACATCCACGACGACCGCGGTCGACCGGTCGACAGCCGCTCGCCCCGCGGCGTCATGAGCAAGTGTACGTTCTGTCCGACCCGCCAGGACGGTCGCGGCGGGGACGACAAGATCGGAACGACCGCCTGCATGGACGCGTGCCCGCCCGGGGCGATCCAGTTCGGCGACGTCAACGATCCGGGGAGCGATCCGAGCGTGTACGCGGACCACCCGGCCTTCGGACGCGCCGTCGAGATGCTGGTCGAGACGCCGATCACAATTGACACCTCGTACGAGAACCGCGGCTCGCAGCGGCTCCTTTCCCCGACGCGGGAGGACGTCCTCACCGCGTTAGAGGGTGAGAGCGGCCTGAGCCTCGACGAGGTCGTCGAAGCGGTCGAGGACCTGACAATCGACCTCGTCGCGCAGTTCCGCGCCGTCGACGTGGCGGCCGAGGAGATCGACCTCACCGACCACCCGGACCACAGTCGCGCCATCGTCTCCGGCGTCGAGCGGATCCGCGAGTACGTCACGGCGTTCGAGGACGCTGGCGTCGACTTCGAATCCGAGGAGGTCCGCCAGCAACTCCGACTCGGCGAGGAGAGCTTCGACGACGCGATGGGTCGCCTCCGGGCGGAGTTCGGCGAGGGTGCCTCGAGCTTTAACCTCCTCGGCGACATAGGGACGAATCCCAACGTGACCTACATCGGAAACGAACCTGGTCCCAACGCCCACCAGGTTGAGGGACCAACCCAGTACGCCGATATCGATTACGAACGGGCCGACGGATCGGAAGTGTCGCTCGTCGACAACCGGATGGACGTCGTCGATGAAGAAACCGTGAGGGGGATCTAA
- the gatC gene encoding Asp-tRNA(Asn)/Glu-tRNA(Gln) amidotransferase subunit GatC — protein MSEEGVDPAEVRHVASLARIELDDDEVERFASQFEEILDAFETLDAVPDVDRESDLHTVLRPDESQSTLTREQVFENAPDREDDRFKGPNVS, from the coding sequence ATGAGCGAAGAGGGCGTCGATCCGGCCGAGGTGCGCCACGTCGCGTCGCTGGCCCGGATCGAACTGGACGACGACGAGGTCGAGCGCTTTGCCAGCCAGTTCGAGGAGATCCTCGATGCGTTCGAGACCCTCGATGCGGTGCCGGACGTCGACCGCGAGAGCGATCTGCACACCGTGTTGCGCCCCGACGAATCGCAAAGTACCCTCACGCGAGAGCAGGTATTCGAGAACGCACCGGACCGCGAAGACGACCGCTTCAAGGGCCCGAACGTCTCCTGA
- a CDS encoding helix-turn-helix transcriptional regulator has translation MSLAELEEELSADERAGLELVRETGGIHQSDFWKELDVSSRKGSRIVEHLVEQGLVDREETIYNGHNTYYISPTARDLDFTLLMAGDMLSPFIGEEEVDPNSDAFSQWIMNLAYEE, from the coding sequence GTGAGTCTCGCCGAACTCGAGGAGGAACTCTCCGCCGACGAGCGCGCCGGGCTCGAACTCGTCCGCGAGACCGGCGGAATTCACCAGAGCGACTTCTGGAAGGAACTGGACGTCTCCTCGCGCAAGGGCAGTCGCATCGTCGAACACCTCGTCGAACAGGGGCTGGTCGATCGCGAGGAGACGATCTACAACGGACACAACACCTACTACATCTCGCCCACCGCGCGCGACCTCGACTTCACCCTCCTGATGGCGGGCGACATGCTCTCGCCGTTCATCGGCGAGGAAGAGGTCGACCCGAACAGCGACGCCTTCTCGCAGTGGATCATGAACCTCGCCTACGAGGAGTGA
- the gatA gene encoding Asp-tRNA(Asn)/Glu-tRNA(Gln) amidotransferase subunit GatA translates to MSDAFITETEIQGADAGPLADRTVAIKDNISTEGVRTTCGSRMLEEYVPPYDATVVSRVREAGATIVGKTNMDEFGMGTTTETSAFGPTDNPVAPGYVPGGSSGGSAAAVAAGEADLALGSDTGGSIRCPAAFCGVVGLKPTYGLVSRYGLVAYANSLEQIGPFGRTVEDAATLLDVIAGPDRRDATTQPDPGDGSYAEAADGDVDGTTIGVPTELLDGADPAVVETFRDAVDELEAAGATTKEVELPSVEHAVAAYYVIAMSEASSNLARYDGVRYGHASDADGNWNESFAATRKEGFGEEVKRRILLGTYALSAGYHEKYYAQAQDAREWIKQDFERVLSSVDAIASPTMPVLPFEHGEGLDDPLTMYLADANTVPVNLADLPAISVPAGTSDGLPVGIQFVGPAFGERSIIRIGSALA, encoded by the coding sequence ATGTCCGACGCATTCATCACCGAGACGGAAATCCAGGGTGCGGACGCCGGGCCGCTGGCCGACCGGACGGTCGCGATCAAGGACAACATCTCGACCGAGGGCGTGCGGACGACCTGCGGCTCGCGGATGCTCGAGGAGTACGTCCCGCCCTACGACGCGACCGTCGTCTCCCGGGTGCGCGAAGCGGGCGCGACGATCGTCGGGAAGACGAATATGGACGAGTTCGGGATGGGGACGACGACGGAGACGTCCGCGTTCGGGCCCACGGACAACCCGGTCGCCCCGGGCTACGTTCCCGGCGGCTCGTCCGGCGGGTCGGCCGCCGCCGTGGCCGCGGGCGAGGCGGACCTCGCGCTGGGGTCGGACACGGGCGGGTCGATCCGCTGTCCCGCAGCCTTCTGCGGCGTCGTCGGCCTGAAACCGACCTACGGCCTCGTCTCGCGCTACGGCCTCGTCGCCTACGCCAACAGCCTCGAACAGATCGGCCCGTTCGGCCGGACGGTCGAGGACGCCGCGACCCTGCTCGACGTGATCGCGGGCCCGGACCGGCGCGATGCGACGACCCAGCCTGATCCCGGCGACGGCTCGTACGCCGAGGCCGCCGACGGCGACGTCGACGGGACGACCATCGGCGTGCCGACGGAATTGCTCGACGGCGCGGACCCGGCAGTGGTCGAGACGTTTCGGGACGCCGTCGACGAGCTCGAGGCCGCTGGCGCGACCACTAAAGAAGTCGAGTTGCCGTCGGTCGAACACGCGGTCGCGGCGTACTACGTCATCGCGATGTCCGAAGCCTCCTCGAACCTCGCCCGATACGACGGCGTCCGCTACGGGCACGCCAGCGACGCCGACGGCAACTGGAACGAGTCGTTCGCCGCGACCCGCAAGGAGGGCTTCGGCGAGGAGGTCAAGCGCCGAATCTTACTCGGCACGTACGCCCTCTCGGCGGGCTACCACGAGAAGTACTACGCCCAGGCCCAGGACGCACGCGAGTGGATCAAGCAGGACTTCGAACGCGTCCTCTCGTCGGTCGACGCGATCGCCTCGCCGACGATGCCCGTCCTCCCGTTCGAGCACGGAGAGGGACTCGACGACCCGCTGACGATGTACCTCGCGGACGCGAACACGGTCCCCGTCAACCTCGCCGATCTCCCCGCGATCTCCGTGCCCGCCGGAACGAGCGACGGCCTCCCCGTCGGCATCCAGTTCGTCGGACCCGCCTTCGGCGAACGCTCGATCATCCGAATCGGGAGCGCGCTGGCCTGA